From Coraliomargarita parva, one genomic window encodes:
- a CDS encoding PEP-CTERM sorting domain-containing protein (PEP-CTERM proteins occur, often in large numbers, in the proteomes of bacteria that also encode an exosortase, a predicted intramembrane cysteine proteinase. The presence of a PEP-CTERM domain at a protein's C-terminus predicts cleavage within the sorting domain, followed by covalent anchoring to some some component of the (usually Gram-negative) cell surface. Many PEP-CTERM proteins exhibit an unusual sequence composition that includes large numbers of potential glycosylation sites. Expression of one such protein has been shown restore the ability of a bacterium to form floc, a type of biofilm.) gives MKSHTKLSLVMVAGIATAVFSSHAAPLAWTDTTVSGPTPMNNNATLTSFTTSAGTFSSFTFFQSYTVQSVGDGIHTDGYSNYWSYNGSEVDGVAALASARLDAGLLNIGTIDFDFETAVGTSDWFFLSDSVGSTESITIRPLDASGNLIGSYSLTLDTSTWGLGESLSNPDFTGTNQWLLDHGADENNQTVNNNVASIVGITFQLSDFTGDSISLDGVVQGIRIEGGGAFDPSVVGLASIPEPSTTAILLGLTMLGLTCVRRKRA, from the coding sequence ATGAAATCTCATACAAAACTATCCCTAGTTATGGTGGCAGGTATTGCCACGGCTGTGTTCTCCAGTCATGCGGCACCTTTGGCTTGGACGGACACCACGGTGTCGGGGCCAACACCGATGAATAACAACGCGACGCTGACTTCGTTTACGACCAGCGCCGGAACCTTCAGCTCTTTCACCTTCTTCCAAAGCTATACGGTTCAGTCCGTCGGAGACGGTATCCATACCGATGGCTACAGCAACTATTGGTCGTATAACGGTTCCGAGGTCGATGGTGTCGCGGCGCTGGCCAGTGCGCGGTTGGATGCCGGGCTCCTGAATATCGGGACGATTGATTTCGATTTCGAGACGGCGGTAGGCACATCGGATTGGTTTTTCCTCAGTGACAGTGTCGGTTCGACCGAAAGCATTACGATTCGTCCGCTTGATGCCAGCGGCAACCTCATTGGCAGTTATTCCCTGACGTTGGATACGTCGACATGGGGGCTGGGCGAATCATTGAGCAATCCTGATTTTACGGGTACGAACCAATGGTTGCTGGATCATGGTGCCGACGAAAATAATCAGACCGTCAATAACAATGTGGCGAGTATAGTCGGCATTACATTTCAACTGAGTGACTTTACCGGTGACTCCATTTCACTGGACGGGGTGGTTCAAGGTATCCGTATTGAAGGCGGTGGTGCTTTTGACCCATCTGTGGTTGGTCTCGCGAGCATTCCGGAGCCTTCTACCACTGCGATTCTACTGGGACTTACGATGCTTGGTCTCACCTGTGTGCGTCGTAAGCGGGCCTAA
- a CDS encoding arylsulfatase, whose product MNRPNILFIFPDQWRGDSLSYLGHPVAETPFIDQLAHEGVCFSSCYSPSPTCIAARAALLTGQRPTTTGRMGYKDGVEWPYRNTYARCLRDSGYETMLVGKTHFYPPRARLGFERMAFYLPHSYDHECDYSKWLKKETGGLIRDTGVDLDSNSPLAAPWTHDENLHPNSWKVTNTIEYLETRDPTRPFFLQLGFHRPHPPFDPPMSYFERFLDKELPPVPVGDWCEDNDRKVDRIDPMVGRLPDAILDRSRRAYYAQLAHLDAQIGRLIRYLKARGLYKNTLIVFSSDHGEMLGDHHMFRKGNAFESSAKVPLIIRMPDQDTKSPRGIQSDTPTTLSDLMPTFLEAGGVAIPDSVEAESVMEIVKGEAPFPRDYIHGEHAPSWQWVTDGREKFVWHSQSGKEFFFDLRQDPQECHNAIQDPDSEARVKLWRQRLVDELSTRPEDGLSDGQRLISGKAGPNHREWLLTLEPERY is encoded by the coding sequence ATGAACCGACCCAACATTCTTTTCATTTTTCCCGACCAATGGCGTGGGGATAGTTTGAGTTACTTAGGCCATCCGGTTGCGGAGACGCCCTTTATCGACCAGCTGGCGCATGAGGGTGTCTGCTTTAGCTCCTGTTACTCGCCATCGCCTACCTGTATTGCGGCGCGTGCTGCCCTTCTGACCGGACAGCGTCCGACGACGACAGGACGCATGGGCTACAAGGACGGGGTGGAGTGGCCTTACCGGAATACTTACGCGCGTTGCCTGCGTGACAGCGGCTACGAAACGATGCTGGTGGGTAAGACGCATTTCTATCCGCCGAGGGCCCGGCTTGGTTTTGAACGGATGGCGTTCTACCTTCCACATTCCTACGATCACGAGTGTGACTACAGTAAATGGCTGAAAAAGGAAACGGGTGGCCTCATCCGCGATACGGGGGTGGACCTCGATTCGAATTCACCTTTGGCGGCTCCATGGACGCACGATGAGAACCTGCATCCCAATAGCTGGAAGGTCACCAATACGATCGAATACCTGGAAACGCGAGATCCGACGCGGCCGTTCTTCCTGCAGTTGGGCTTTCATCGACCGCATCCGCCTTTTGACCCGCCGATGTCTTATTTCGAAAGATTTTTGGACAAAGAGCTGCCGCCCGTTCCGGTCGGCGATTGGTGTGAGGACAATGACCGTAAAGTGGACCGGATCGATCCGATGGTCGGACGTTTACCCGATGCGATCTTGGATCGGAGTCGTAGGGCTTATTATGCCCAGCTGGCCCATTTGGATGCGCAAATCGGCCGTTTGATTCGCTATTTGAAGGCGCGGGGACTATACAAGAACACCCTGATTGTCTTTAGCTCCGATCACGGCGAGATGCTGGGCGATCATCACATGTTCCGCAAAGGCAATGCTTTCGAGTCCTCGGCCAAGGTGCCCTTGATTATTCGGATGCCGGATCAGGATACGAAAAGCCCGCGCGGCATCCAGAGCGATACGCCCACGACTTTGTCCGACCTGATGCCGACCTTCCTGGAGGCGGGGGGCGTTGCGATACCCGACAGTGTGGAAGCCGAGAGCGTGATGGAAATCGTGAAGGGGGAAGCCCCGTTTCCTCGCGACTACATTCACGGCGAGCACGCGCCGTCCTGGCAATGGGTGACGGATGGTCGGGAAAAGTTTGTCTGGCATTCGCAGAGCGGAAAGGAGTTCTTCTTTGATCTTCGTCAGGATCCGCAGGAGTGTCACAATGCCATTCAGGATCCGGACAGTGAGGCTCGGGTGAAACTGTGGCGTCAACGTCTAGTGGATGAGTTGTCGACGCGCCCGGAAGATGGTCTTTCGGATGGGCAACGACTGATTTCCGGTAAAGCCGGCCCCAACCATCGGGAGTGGCTACTTACATTGGAGCCTGAGCGCTATTAG
- a CDS encoding glycosyl hydrolase, with protein MAHAPIEEIRKIEPVDAEASASVHAVLDYCHELMGRTDSKLMSGQFIGWYPEHSMDAIDQIYAQTGKHVAIIGIDYYEPHQQADDSTEPHTHKPPRWREVNPLAKEYWARGGLPALSVHMSNPYTGGKSWDVSIRADFDMLDAGTEVGQRYLQQIDEIADGLEDLQKEGIVVLFRPFHEAQGAWFWWGAPEPELGKAMWRHMFDYYTKERGLHNLIWVNNNPLNLYPGNDTVDMNSFDCYSTTPVDKADLYEEMVHTGKPYAIAEFGPSGSTADPDSDRNHDYSTLAQQAMEIGSGVVYFLTWRDAWGLHRNPGSKELLSNPLVLNRDDLVRELVPRISDHPLNAPSST; from the coding sequence ATGGCGCATGCACCTATAGAAGAGATTCGAAAGATAGAACCGGTCGATGCCGAGGCATCGGCTTCGGTGCATGCTGTGCTCGATTACTGTCATGAGCTCATGGGCCGGACCGACTCGAAACTGATGTCGGGGCAGTTCATCGGCTGGTATCCGGAGCATAGCATGGATGCGATCGATCAAATTTACGCGCAGACCGGCAAGCATGTCGCGATTATCGGAATCGATTATTACGAACCGCATCAGCAGGCCGATGATTCGACCGAGCCGCATACCCACAAACCGCCGCGCTGGCGTGAGGTGAACCCGTTGGCGAAGGAATATTGGGCCCGTGGTGGTTTACCCGCTCTATCGGTCCACATGTCGAATCCCTACACCGGAGGGAAGTCCTGGGATGTTTCCATACGGGCGGATTTCGACATGCTGGATGCCGGCACCGAGGTCGGTCAAAGATATCTGCAACAGATCGATGAGATCGCCGACGGATTGGAAGATTTGCAGAAGGAGGGGATCGTTGTGCTGTTCCGGCCTTTCCATGAAGCCCAGGGGGCGTGGTTTTGGTGGGGGGCTCCGGAGCCGGAGCTGGGCAAAGCCATGTGGCGGCACATGTTCGACTACTACACAAAGGAGCGCGGACTGCATAATCTGATCTGGGTGAACAACAATCCGCTCAACCTGTATCCCGGCAATGACACTGTGGATATGAACTCCTTCGATTGCTACAGCACGACACCGGTGGACAAGGCCGACCTCTATGAGGAAATGGTCCATACGGGAAAGCCCTATGCGATTGCCGAGTTCGGCCCATCGGGCAGCACGGCGGATCCGGACAGTGACCGGAATCATGATTACAGCACCCTCGCGCAACAGGCGATGGAGATCGGTTCGGGCGTTGTTTACTTCCTGACTTGGCGTGATGCTTGGGGACTGCACCGGAATCCCGGAAGCAAGGAACTCTTATCGAATCCTCTCGTGCTGAACCGGGATGATCTGGTTCGTGAACTGGTTCCGCGCATATCTGATCATCCTCTGAATGCCCCCAGTTCTACTTAG
- a CDS encoding right-handed parallel beta-helix repeat-containing protein, whose translation MLHYFLKSKISITCAAVLIVQLLTSCSIASSQVKKIENLPDSFYNRPGLEDMPRFDYASMPVVNVQELGALGDGEQIANPYFERGVAMLKEQGGGVLFIPKGKYHFELDEENPASMITAYGKTKPGNIWHPGGDEGLENIHFVGEGMESVLEFEFTETLSHYAFHANCLMIDKGVNVSLRDLSLTSTPFNRQRRAGDVKTGNAFRTTKSQNIQLINVHVDQGDLGLGFFYSKDIWVVDCDIRNTRADNVKVDDCDEATVAYNYMEEPMDDNTSMIYYTKHRDTPSHGYRFLHNTLIGPGFGRGYIMCGDDILVEGNWIERTYGNGITAYGALSNYRVLDNTMVRTGLAARPGNPRWDQSKSNYSSAMSVSGRNGEITGNRIFGAEAVGIRSSGNLDTVFSQNRVESAGGTGLNLLAGKNPEEENFINLTLEDNAFVKNAEPILLEGRFVNAKVMGNRTTEKVVQSNGGDDVSAGFTVGPIDSEYTDVYAFARAKTEYRDFDAPKEADILGVIGEAVVNVRDYGAKGNGKHNDTEAFQKALAALPAAGGTIYVPEGTYHIAPMEDYASFPYTKIKQHIRIAQRKNIQIKGDGAGSKLVFVSLDHQGIRFIGCENVAVQSVMLTTDQTAPLRRSRSLLDFSGCRGVLAKNITTQGGCGPAVLLDTVNEGLVHDSVIQNSGQYGIRIEGSCQVELAGNQIEGTRDSAIHIDSYGSILRDSDYVSVKKNRINGTIEGAGIVVISGKAQLLDNEIKDAYLSGVYVYQPGMGWAMNELTVRGNLIENCGQHIAHSGILFGTPLRRGDRGRVLIENNTFKDLPHNGVHVAFGRSMIWGPQGFYSFEVRGNTFENVAGKDCWIDLQSHNEGKDDDIRITHLDVENP comes from the coding sequence ATGCTCCATTATTTCCTGAAATCGAAGATATCGATTACCTGCGCCGCTGTTCTCATTGTTCAATTGCTGACGAGCTGTTCGATTGCATCAAGTCAGGTAAAGAAAATCGAGAATCTGCCGGATTCATTCTACAACCGTCCGGGTCTCGAGGACATGCCACGCTTCGATTATGCGAGCATGCCGGTCGTCAACGTGCAGGAGCTCGGAGCGCTGGGGGATGGCGAACAAATTGCCAACCCCTATTTTGAACGTGGGGTTGCAATGTTGAAGGAGCAGGGGGGCGGTGTCCTGTTTATACCGAAGGGAAAATATCACTTCGAATTGGATGAGGAGAATCCGGCTTCGATGATCACCGCCTATGGGAAAACCAAACCCGGAAATATTTGGCATCCCGGCGGCGACGAAGGCTTGGAGAATATCCACTTTGTCGGGGAGGGCATGGAGTCCGTGCTCGAATTTGAATTCACGGAAACCTTGAGCCACTACGCCTTTCACGCCAACTGCTTGATGATTGATAAAGGGGTGAATGTATCCCTTCGTGATCTGTCGCTGACTTCGACGCCGTTCAATCGTCAGCGCCGTGCCGGTGACGTCAAAACCGGCAATGCTTTCAGGACGACAAAGTCCCAGAATATCCAATTGATCAATGTCCACGTGGACCAGGGCGATCTGGGACTCGGCTTTTTCTATTCCAAAGATATCTGGGTGGTGGACTGCGATATCCGCAATACCCGCGCGGATAACGTCAAGGTGGATGACTGTGATGAGGCCACCGTGGCCTATAACTACATGGAAGAGCCCATGGATGACAACACGTCCATGATCTATTACACAAAGCATCGTGACACCCCGAGCCATGGCTACCGCTTTCTTCACAACACTTTGATCGGCCCCGGATTCGGTCGCGGCTACATCATGTGTGGCGATGATATCCTGGTCGAAGGCAACTGGATCGAGCGCACCTACGGCAATGGGATCACCGCCTATGGGGCACTTTCGAATTACCGTGTTCTTGACAATACCATGGTCCGCACGGGCTTGGCTGCGAGACCGGGTAACCCACGCTGGGATCAATCCAAGTCGAATTATTCATCGGCCATGTCGGTGAGTGGTCGAAATGGCGAGATTACCGGCAACCGCATCTTCGGTGCTGAAGCCGTCGGTATACGTTCCAGTGGCAACTTGGATACCGTGTTCTCACAGAACCGTGTCGAGTCAGCCGGTGGAACGGGGCTCAATTTACTGGCGGGAAAGAATCCGGAAGAGGAAAACTTTATCAACCTGACCTTGGAGGATAATGCATTTGTGAAGAATGCGGAACCCATTCTTCTGGAGGGCCGGTTTGTCAATGCCAAGGTGATGGGGAATCGGACTACGGAGAAAGTCGTTCAGTCCAATGGGGGGGATGACGTGTCAGCCGGGTTTACCGTGGGGCCAATCGATTCGGAATACACCGACGTGTATGCCTTTGCCCGCGCGAAGACGGAGTATAGGGATTTCGACGCACCGAAGGAAGCGGATATCCTTGGCGTGATCGGCGAAGCCGTGGTGAATGTTCGCGATTATGGCGCGAAAGGGAATGGTAAACACAACGATACGGAAGCATTCCAGAAAGCGTTGGCGGCTTTGCCTGCAGCTGGTGGCACGATCTATGTGCCGGAAGGAACGTATCACATCGCACCGATGGAGGACTACGCATCATTCCCTTATACTAAAATCAAGCAGCACATCCGCATCGCCCAACGAAAGAATATTCAAATCAAAGGCGACGGTGCCGGCAGTAAACTGGTTTTCGTCAGTCTCGATCACCAGGGAATCCGTTTCATCGGATGTGAGAATGTTGCAGTCCAGAGCGTGATGCTTACGACCGATCAGACGGCTCCGTTGCGGCGCAGCCGCTCGTTGCTCGACTTCTCCGGATGCCGTGGAGTGCTGGCAAAGAATATCACCACGCAAGGTGGTTGTGGTCCGGCCGTCCTATTGGATACGGTGAACGAAGGACTTGTGCATGATTCTGTGATTCAGAATTCCGGCCAATACGGCATCCGTATTGAAGGTTCCTGCCAGGTTGAGCTCGCTGGTAACCAGATCGAAGGCACCCGCGACAGTGCGATTCACATCGATTCGTATGGATCGATTCTTCGCGACAGCGATTATGTCAGTGTGAAAAAGAACCGGATCAACGGGACGATCGAAGGTGCCGGTATCGTGGTCATTTCCGGGAAGGCCCAGCTGCTCGATAATGAAATCAAGGACGCCTACCTTTCAGGGGTCTATGTCTATCAGCCGGGCATGGGCTGGGCGATGAACGAGCTCACCGTGCGGGGCAACCTGATTGAGAACTGTGGCCAGCACATCGCCCACTCCGGTATCCTTTTCGGCACGCCCCTGCGTCGAGGTGATCGTGGCCGGGTGTTGATTGAAAACAATACCTTCAAGGACCTGCCTCACAATGGTGTCCATGTCGCCTTTGGTCGCAGCATGATCTGGGGCCCTCAGGGGTTCTATTCGTTCGAGGTCAGAGGCAACACCTTTGAGAATGTGGCCGGCAAGGATTGCTGGATTGATTTGCAGAGCCACAACGAAGGCAAGGATGACGATATCCGGATTACCCATCTGGATGTGGAGAACCCGTAA
- a CDS encoding helix-turn-helix domain-containing protein, with the protein MDTQLYYSNWHDLTSYLIWIYKGKPVRIRGRYENQYLSAWLILRGHLHFGQNPAQPVNAGNWVFLPVGQESHVFSKDAEIISVKFTLKWPDGQMLYNCRGLQVLPKKQFPSLRQSAEALLRFTNQHSIVDKYLSQQKSLDLKSYIQTHQLYQNWLLAYMEAMQALNQDMHISHRVDERVLAAKKMLDTHSLEKPLQLKAVAAKAGLSFGHTDALFHKNYGQTMRSYFDNRKYLAAQHWLAKTDQPIKEIAFKLGFKDTAACTHWFKKKSGVPPLSYRQSHA; encoded by the coding sequence ATGGACACACAACTCTACTACTCAAACTGGCACGACCTGACTTCCTACCTTATCTGGATCTATAAAGGAAAGCCGGTTCGAATCCGCGGCCGATATGAGAATCAATATCTCTCTGCATGGCTGATCCTTCGTGGCCATCTACACTTCGGCCAAAATCCCGCACAACCAGTCAACGCAGGGAACTGGGTCTTCCTCCCGGTCGGGCAAGAGTCACATGTTTTCTCAAAAGACGCAGAGATCATTTCAGTTAAGTTTACCCTGAAATGGCCGGACGGACAGATGCTTTACAATTGCCGGGGCCTTCAGGTCTTACCTAAAAAACAGTTTCCAAGCCTAAGGCAAAGTGCTGAAGCACTTCTTCGCTTCACAAATCAGCATTCCATCGTGGATAAGTATCTTAGCCAACAGAAGTCGCTCGATCTAAAGTCCTATATCCAAACGCATCAATTATATCAGAATTGGCTACTCGCCTACATGGAAGCCATGCAAGCGCTGAATCAAGACATGCATATATCTCACCGCGTGGATGAAAGGGTCTTGGCTGCTAAAAAAATGCTGGATACCCACTCACTTGAAAAGCCCTTGCAACTTAAAGCTGTGGCAGCGAAAGCAGGCCTAAGCTTTGGCCACACCGATGCGCTCTTTCACAAGAACTACGGGCAGACCATGCGCAGCTACTTCGACAACCGTAAATACCTCGCAGCCCAACATTGGCTGGCCAAAACGGATCAGCCGATCAAGGAAATCGCTTTCAAACTCGGCTTCAAAGACACCGCCGCCTGCACCCACTGGTTCAAGAAGAAATCAGGTGTCCCACCGCTCAGCTATCGGCAATCCCATGCGTGA
- a CDS encoding PEP-CTERM sorting domain-containing protein (PEP-CTERM proteins occur, often in large numbers, in the proteomes of bacteria that also encode an exosortase, a predicted intramembrane cysteine proteinase. The presence of a PEP-CTERM domain at a protein's C-terminus predicts cleavage within the sorting domain, followed by covalent anchoring to some some component of the (usually Gram-negative) cell surface. Many PEP-CTERM proteins exhibit an unusual sequence composition that includes large numbers of potential glycosylation sites. Expression of one such protein has been shown restore the ability of a bacterium to form floc, a type of biofilm.) — protein sequence MKLLKPAAFFSSLMLALSVQAETIYQTDFPDTIYTIPTDWSVVQGATGDETTSGFRIDGGGDFRYDAASSNGLALYVGSVTAGYTTSALGDFTISSAIRKSSSGATGIVARSNLAGDSFYTVRMFNSSALQIYRFDSGSPTLLGQASFSGGNYVVGETWTVVASFEGNTISAEVFNDSGASAATLEVTDSTYSSGYVGVRGQITSLWEDFAVTSIPEPATFAMILGVGGLGVAMVRRRRK from the coding sequence ATGAAACTACTGAAACCTGCCGCTTTTTTCTCTTCACTGATGCTTGCTTTATCTGTGCAGGCTGAGACCATTTACCAGACGGATTTTCCTGACACAATTTATACAATTCCAACAGATTGGTCTGTTGTGCAGGGGGCTACCGGCGATGAGACGACTTCGGGCTTTCGCATCGATGGCGGTGGGGATTTTCGCTACGATGCAGCCAGCAGCAACGGGCTAGCTCTTTACGTAGGTTCAGTGACCGCAGGTTATACAACGAGTGCGCTCGGTGATTTTACGATTTCGTCCGCCATTCGGAAGTCGTCTTCCGGGGCGACCGGCATTGTTGCCCGGAGCAATTTGGCTGGAGATAGCTTCTACACGGTCCGCATGTTTAATAGCTCAGCCTTACAAATTTATCGTTTTGATAGCGGCAGTCCGACCCTATTGGGACAGGCTAGTTTTTCCGGTGGTAACTATGTAGTTGGCGAAACTTGGACGGTCGTTGCAAGTTTCGAGGGTAATACCATTTCGGCCGAAGTCTTTAATGATAGCGGTGCTTCTGCGGCGACATTGGAGGTGACCGATAGCACTTATTCTTCCGGATACGTTGGTGTGCGCGGTCAAATCACTTCACTCTGGGAGGATTTTGCGGTTACGAGTATTCCCGAGCCTGCTACGTTTGCTATGATTTTAGGTGTGGGTGGTCTGGGGGTTGCCATGGTTCGCCGCCGTCGCAAATAG
- a CDS encoding glycosyl hydrolase family 28-related protein gives MKLKQRFVRTMWCLPLMFASVLSARDYSVADFGAVPNSDTDAGPAIQAAIEAAGKSPEDCMVFPAGSYLMETPVLVPEELHLIMKGEGDVTIRTGNNLKPLKLNGRHTPYFTAFQILGSKTDVDPFPKVIALKNLKFVDEGDAENRSAVFNAQCYIESLRIEGCEFQGYTTAGNFGKVYTTEGDHPGSDAHTMIKSLVCKGNTVVSDDKETSQVPKSFHFHCPANASITENNFWGKGGGYVFRINGGNFDTIPVPERGSHDIEFAYNTVRSDTHHHEYCQMTKSSNIKIHDNEAYASTKGAHNFMDLFNCRNVEFYNNKATGGGLCFFGHADIGGGKYSNKLIGSQNFHAWDNTITNPTHTCIFNLGGDGRVGGNRAGHDALIERTKVIVEPGFDASRVAFIYSFIFNDIELRDNDVRNIGRFIRTYFDRGYNIHDNYIENVPELVKLEKVPGDDWRTRKTHKFKDNELVGTSGTVSGFEKLTRK, from the coding sequence ATGAAACTGAAACAACGATTCGTTCGAACGATGTGGTGTCTGCCACTGATGTTCGCATCCGTATTATCCGCTCGGGACTATTCCGTAGCCGATTTTGGCGCAGTGCCGAATTCGGATACGGATGCCGGTCCCGCTATTCAAGCCGCTATTGAAGCGGCAGGGAAGAGCCCGGAAGATTGTATGGTTTTTCCTGCAGGCAGCTACCTTATGGAAACGCCGGTTCTGGTTCCGGAGGAGCTCCACCTGATCATGAAGGGGGAGGGGGATGTGACGATCCGGACGGGTAATAACTTGAAGCCGCTCAAGCTGAACGGACGCCATACTCCTTACTTCACGGCATTCCAGATCCTCGGTAGCAAGACTGATGTGGATCCTTTTCCAAAGGTCATTGCCTTGAAGAATCTAAAGTTCGTCGATGAGGGCGATGCGGAAAACCGTTCCGCTGTTTTCAATGCACAATGCTACATCGAGTCGCTGAGGATCGAGGGATGTGAGTTTCAGGGCTATACGACTGCGGGTAATTTCGGGAAGGTCTACACCACGGAAGGCGATCATCCGGGCAGTGACGCGCACACCATGATCAAGAGCCTGGTTTGCAAGGGGAATACGGTGGTCAGCGACGACAAGGAAACCAGCCAGGTGCCCAAAAGTTTTCATTTTCATTGCCCGGCCAATGCGAGCATTACCGAAAACAATTTCTGGGGGAAGGGCGGAGGCTATGTCTTCCGGATCAATGGTGGTAATTTTGATACGATCCCTGTGCCGGAGCGGGGCTCACACGACATCGAATTCGCCTACAACACTGTGAGGAGCGATACGCATCATCACGAATATTGCCAGATGACAAAGAGCTCCAACATCAAGATCCACGACAACGAAGCATACGCCAGCACGAAGGGGGCGCATAACTTCATGGATCTTTTCAACTGCCGGAATGTTGAGTTCTACAACAATAAGGCGACCGGTGGCGGCCTGTGCTTCTTTGGCCATGCGGACATCGGCGGCGGTAAGTATTCGAATAAGCTGATCGGCTCACAGAATTTCCACGCATGGGACAATACGATCACGAACCCGACCCATACCTGTATTTTCAATCTGGGTGGTGATGGCCGTGTTGGTGGTAATCGTGCCGGTCATGATGCGCTCATCGAAAGGACCAAGGTTATCGTCGAACCCGGCTTTGATGCCTCGAGGGTGGCATTTATTTACTCATTTATTTTCAACGATATCGAGCTGCGCGATAATGACGTGCGTAACATCGGCCGCTTCATTCGCACCTACTTTGATCGTGGTTACAATATACACGATAACTACATCGAGAATGTCCCTGAGTTGGTGAAGCTGGAAAAGGTCCCCGGCGACGACTGGAGGACGCGAAAGACCCATAAATTTAAGGATAACGAGCTCGTCGGAACGAGCGGGACGGTTTCCGGATTTGAGAAGCTAACTAGAAAATAA